Sequence from the Pseudomonas sp. LS.1a genome:
ATCCGGTTCCTTCTTCTTGAAGGTGTGCACCAGAACGCGGTCGATACCCTCAAGGCCGCCGGCTACACCAACATCGAATACCTCACTGGTTCGCTGCCGGAAGCCGAGCTGAAGGAAAAGATCGCCGACGCCCACTTCATCGGCATCCGTTCGCGCACCCAGCTGACCGAAGAGATCTTCGACTGCGCCAAGAAACTGGTCGCCGTCGGCTGCTTCTGCATCGGTACCAACCAGGTCGACCTGGAAGCTGCCCGCGAGCGCGGTATCGCCGTGTTCAACGCGCCCTACTCCAACACCCGTTCGGTAGCCGAACTGGTACTGGCCGAAGCCATCCTGCTGCTGCGCGGCATCCCTGAGAAGAACGCTTCCTGCCACCGTGGTGGCTGGATCAAGAGCGCGGCCAACTCGTTCGAGATCCGCGGCAAGAAACTGGGCATCGTCGGTTATGGTTCGATCGGTACCCAGCTGTCGGTATTGGCCGAAAGCCTGGGCATGCAGGTCTACTTCTTCGACCCGCTGACCAAGCTGCCACTGGGCAACGCCGTACAAGTCACCAGCCTGCACGAGCTGCTGGGCCTGGCCGATATCGTTTCGCTGCACGTGCCTGAGTTGCCATCCACCCAGTGGATGATCGGCGAGAAGGAGATTCGTGCCATGAAGAAGGGCTCGATCCTGATCAACGCCGCCCGTGGCACCGTGGTCGAACTGGACCACCTGGCCGCCGCCATCAAGGACAAGCACCTGATCGGCGCCGCCATCGACGTGTTCCCGGTCGAGCCACGTTCCAACGACGAAGAGTTCGAAAGCCCGCTGCGCGGCCTGGACAACGTGATCCTGACCCCGCACATCGGTGGTTCCACCGCCGAAGCCCAGGCCAACATCGGCCTGGAAGTGGCCGAGAAGCTGGTCAAGTACAGCGACAACGGTACCTCGGTGTCCTCGGTCAACTTCCCGGAAGTTGCCCTGCCGGCACACCCAGGCAAGCACCGCCTGCTGCACATCCACGAAAACATCCCGGGCGTACTCAGCGAGATCAACAAGGTCTTCGCCGAGAACGGCATCAACATCTCCGGTCAGTTCCTGCAAACCAACGAGAAAGTCGGTTACGTGGTGATCGACGTTGACGCCGAGTACTCCGACCTGGCGCAAGAGAAGCTGCAACAGGTCAAGGGCACCATCCGTTCCCGCGTCCTGTTCTAAGTTCGCTGGCGACATGAAAAAGGGAGGCCCTGGTGGCCTCCCTTTTTTTGCCTGTGACATTGGTGTCGCCTGCTTCGCGGGTAAACCCGCTCCCACAGGATCACCACAAGCTTCAGACCTGTGGGATCCCTGTGAGAGCGGGTTTACCCGCGAAGAATCCAACACCTATTTCACGTCGACAGTAATCTTCTGCGACACAACGCTCGGCTTGAACGGCACGTGATACTGGTCACCCAGCACCAACTGCAGGGTGTGCTTGCCCGGGGTCAGGGTAATGCTGGTTTCGGTCTGCGCCTTGCCGAAGTGCAGCACCTGCGGGCCCGCCGGCAGCGCGGTGCCGCTCTGTGGCATCTGGCTGACTGGCAGCGCCATGTCGGCCATGGGTTCCTTGTCCACATCCACCAGCAGGTGGTGGTGCCCGGTGTGCGGGGTATTGTCACCCGCGGGCTTGAGCGCCATGCCCTCGATGCCGAACTTGACGGTGAAGGTCTGGTCGACCGTAGCGCCATCGGCGGGGGAAACGATGAAGA
This genomic interval carries:
- the serA gene encoding phosphoglycerate dehydrogenase; translated protein: MSKTSLDKSKIRFLLLEGVHQNAVDTLKAAGYTNIEYLTGSLPEAELKEKIADAHFIGIRSRTQLTEEIFDCAKKLVAVGCFCIGTNQVDLEAARERGIAVFNAPYSNTRSVAELVLAEAILLLRGIPEKNASCHRGGWIKSAANSFEIRGKKLGIVGYGSIGTQLSVLAESLGMQVYFFDPLTKLPLGNAVQVTSLHELLGLADIVSLHVPELPSTQWMIGEKEIRAMKKGSILINAARGTVVELDHLAAAIKDKHLIGAAIDVFPVEPRSNDEEFESPLRGLDNVILTPHIGGSTAEAQANIGLEVAEKLVKYSDNGTSVSSVNFPEVALPAHPGKHRLLHIHENIPGVLSEINKVFAENGINISGQFLQTNEKVGYVVIDVDAEYSDLAQEKLQQVKGTIRSRVLF
- a CDS encoding DUF4399 domain-containing protein, which codes for MNSLFSRAAVAGLLMGASVFASATDALKSQEPPKEAKVFIVSPADGATVDQTFTVKFGIEGMALKPAGDNTPHTGHHHLLVDVDKEPMADMALPVSQMPQSGTALPAGPQVLHFGKAQTETSITLTPGKHTLQLVLGDQYHVPFKPSVVSQKITVDVK